One Pelotomaculum isophthalicicum JI genomic region harbors:
- a CDS encoding glycosyltransferase 87 family protein, translating into MSGRMAFLKKHIVKISLLLIVLSTGLLCFYAVKNYSGNTTSPQSRIETRNFIPGERNGAETRNPPQGERNRQPESTNQLPGGQPDFNSTQRTAPPNGRVMGGITSAGIKYSPQIVTYSVIFLALFIAAYYFLICKKMKIRPGHERILIFTLLCAGLLLRISAATLTDGHPFDMSLFKNWATAAANNLFQVYSSSRSSDYPPLYMYILFLIGKVAGMQAMSPYYTLPLRLPSILADIATSYLIYKLAVKYLSREISILVSAFYIFNPAIFINSTFWGQVDSFFTLIVVSSFYLLSEKKTGLSSALFTAAVLMKPQGIIFLPVLFFELIRGKSFKNFLTAAAFALSTAVIIILPFTLNKGALWIFKLFSNTMAEYPYASVNAFNFFSLIGKNYIKDGTTAFLLSYHNWGMIFIVIVTAFSWFIYIKGNSRAFACAAALLQIAGVFMFSTRMHERYLFPAVALSILAFIYLKDKRLLLLSAGFSTTVYINTHVVLFETGKGINSISFSPVLICTSFLNVLLFFYLVKVLFDIAVKKRIHTSSMLSTFFYQFKKIIQLIYPSVIAWFLFPNDLQNVYFVVLQYGEQLFFLF; encoded by the coding sequence ATGAGCGGCCGGATGGCGTTTTTAAAGAAGCATATAGTGAAAATAAGCTTGCTGCTAATAGTTCTGTCAACAGGGTTATTATGCTTTTACGCGGTAAAAAACTACAGCGGTAATACCACCTCGCCCCAAAGCCGCATTGAAACCCGTAATTTTATACCGGGTGAAAGAAACGGCGCTGAAACTCGCAATCCCCCCCAGGGTGAAAGAAACCGGCAGCCTGAGTCAACCAACCAATTGCCCGGGGGGCAGCCGGATTTTAATTCGACCCAGCGTACGGCGCCTCCCAATGGGCGCGTAATGGGGGGAATTACCAGCGCGGGTATCAAGTACTCTCCGCAGATTGTCACATATTCAGTAATATTTTTAGCTTTATTCATCGCGGCATATTATTTTCTTATATGCAAAAAGATGAAAATCCGCCCCGGCCATGAAAGAATATTGATATTTACCTTGCTTTGCGCAGGGTTGCTGTTACGAATTTCCGCCGCCACATTGACGGATGGACATCCTTTTGACATGAGTCTTTTCAAAAACTGGGCCACCGCCGCCGCGAACAATCTCTTTCAAGTTTATTCGAGTTCCAGGTCGAGCGACTACCCGCCATTGTACATGTATATTTTGTTTTTGATCGGCAAGGTTGCCGGCATGCAGGCAATGAGTCCGTATTATACGCTGCCTTTGAGGCTGCCGTCGATATTGGCTGACATTGCCACGTCATACCTTATATACAAGCTGGCCGTCAAATACTTGTCCCGGGAAATCAGCATCCTGGTATCCGCCTTTTATATCTTTAACCCGGCAATCTTTATCAATTCTACCTTTTGGGGACAGGTGGATTCATTCTTCACCTTAATTGTTGTATCCTCGTTTTATCTGCTTTCGGAAAAAAAGACCGGCCTTTCTTCCGCCTTGTTTACAGCCGCCGTGTTGATGAAGCCGCAAGGTATTATATTTCTTCCGGTGCTTTTCTTTGAGCTGATCAGGGGGAAGAGCTTTAAGAACTTCCTGACAGCGGCAGCCTTCGCCTTGAGTACGGCCGTTATCATCATCCTGCCGTTTACTCTGAACAAAGGTGCGCTGTGGATCTTCAAGCTCTTTTCAAATACTATGGCGGAGTATCCTTATGCCTCCGTAAACGCGTTCAATTTCTTCAGCTTGATTGGGAAAAACTATATAAAGGACGGGACTACCGCGTTTTTGTTGAGCTATCATAACTGGGGAATGATTTTTATTGTCATAGTCACAGCTTTTTCATGGTTTATTTACATTAAAGGAAACAGCCGGGCATTTGCTTGCGCGGCAGCGCTGCTCCAGATAGCTGGCGTATTCATGTTTTCCACCAGGATGCATGAAAGATATTTGTTTCCCGCTGTCGCCCTGTCGATTTTAGCTTTCATCTATCTCAAGGATAAAAGGCTGCTGCTGTTGTCCGCCGGATTCAGCACAACCGTATATATAAATACCCATGTGGTTCTCTTTGAGACGGGCAAAGGAATAAATTCCATATCCTTTAGCCCTGTTCTTATATGCACTTCGTTTTTGAACGTGTTGTTGTTTTTCTATCTTGTCAAGGTTTTATTTGATATCGCTGTTAAGAAAAGGATTCACACTTCTAGTATGCTAAGTACTTTTTTTTATCAGTTTAAGAAAATCATTCAACTTATATATCCCAGCGTCATTGCCTGGTTCTTGTTCCCGAATGACCTCCAGAATGTTTATTTCGTTGTTCTTCAGTATGGAGAACAACTTTTTTTCTTGTTTTAA
- a CDS encoding response regulator transcription factor produces MDKKLIYIADDEINICNIIKSFLVKEGYEVEAFYDGRSVYEAFSIRPADMLIIDIMMPEMDGYTICSLLRQKSNVPIIIVSAKDTESDKIAGLNIGSDDYLTKPFSPMELIARVKSIFRRIEFDKSNVENNHIIKILDISINSDTKTAEFDNKNIGLTGMEFSLLYYLVINRNRAVSRNELLDKVWGFENLVETRATDDMIKRIRKKLSNAGSALKIDTVWGFGFKIIDKTNGRV; encoded by the coding sequence ATGGATAAGAAGTTAATATATATAGCTGATGATGAGATAAATATTTGCAATATTATAAAGTCATTTCTCGTTAAAGAGGGGTATGAGGTTGAAGCTTTTTATGATGGACGCTCTGTTTATGAGGCTTTTAGTATCAGACCAGCGGATATGCTCATAATAGATATCATGATGCCGGAGATGGACGGTTATACTATTTGTTCGCTGCTCCGCCAAAAAAGCAATGTGCCTATTATCATTGTGTCTGCTAAAGATACCGAATCTGATAAGATAGCCGGGCTTAATATTGGTAGTGACGACTATCTTACAAAACCGTTTAGCCCCATGGAACTTATCGCCAGGGTGAAAAGTATTTTTAGAAGAATTGAATTTGACAAAAGCAACGTTGAAAATAATCATATTATAAAGATATTGGATATTTCTATAAATTCCGATACCAAAACGGCTGAGTTTGATAATAAAAACATCGGACTTACAGGAATGGAATTTTCATTGCTTTATTATCTAGTTATTAATAGAAACAGAGCTGTCAGCCGCAATGAACTTCTAGACAAAGTATGGGGATTTGAAAACTTAGTGGAAACCCGCGCGACAGACGATATGATCAAAAGAATACGGAAAAAGCTCTCTAATGCAGGTTCAGCTCTAAAAATTGATACAGTATGGGGATTTGGCTTCAAAATAATAGATAAGACCAACGGTAGAGTGTAA
- the trkA gene encoding Trk system potassium transporter TrkA: protein MKITVIGLGKVGMEIIRRLCEEGHDILVIDKDESKLSKIYENNLDVIAMKGNGSSARILKSPEVAGSDLLVAVTNSDEINMIACMMAKKMNIPRTVARIRDPDHARDLIVSKEDMGLDLVVNPEYAAAMEISRLLTVALPVHTELFADGKILMADVTVDETMTAFVSRKIKDVELPRACLIVAISRRGEMVIPGGKDIILSGDTIYLLGHSESVNKFCMKIKKKKQKMQDVIILGGGRISYYLAEKLNSQGIRVKIIEQNLERCRDLAESLPETLVLQGDGSDIEILKREGLKETDGFVAVTGIDEENLLLALLAKQMGAKRVVAKVSRPSYTSMVERLGVDAAISPRLNMVSEILRFIRGGRLLSLFLLLNGQAEVFEIIVQPGTKIAGKALKNSGMPKGVIIGAIIRGEDTIIPEGNDVILENDRLVVFALGHIMHIIENLFNLGGSPLEQKPYY from the coding sequence ATGAAAATCACCGTAATTGGATTAGGAAAAGTGGGCATGGAGATCATCCGGCGACTCTGTGAAGAGGGACATGACATTCTGGTCATTGATAAGGATGAATCTAAATTGTCCAAGATATACGAAAACAATTTGGACGTCATCGCGATGAAAGGGAATGGTTCCAGCGCCCGGATACTGAAGTCTCCAGAGGTGGCTGGAAGTGACCTCCTGGTGGCGGTAACGAACAGCGACGAAATCAACATGATCGCCTGCATGATGGCTAAAAAAATGAACATACCAAGGACAGTCGCCCGGATCAGGGACCCGGACCACGCCCGCGACCTGATCGTCTCCAAAGAGGACATGGGTCTCGACCTGGTGGTAAACCCGGAATACGCCGCGGCCATGGAAATCAGCCGGCTCCTGACAGTAGCCCTGCCTGTTCACACCGAACTCTTTGCCGACGGTAAGATCCTGATGGCAGACGTCACGGTAGATGAAACTATGACAGCTTTTGTCAGCAGGAAAATAAAAGACGTGGAACTGCCCAGGGCTTGCCTGATCGTGGCCATTTCACGCCGTGGGGAAATGGTCATACCCGGCGGGAAAGACATCATTCTGTCCGGCGATACCATTTATTTGCTCGGTCATTCTGAAAGTGTAAACAAGTTTTGTATGAAGATTAAAAAGAAGAAGCAAAAAATGCAGGATGTGATCATTTTGGGAGGCGGCAGAATCTCTTACTACCTGGCGGAAAAACTCAACTCCCAGGGCATCCGGGTAAAAATTATCGAGCAAAACCTGGAGCGCTGCCGGGACTTGGCTGAGAGCCTGCCGGAAACGCTGGTCCTGCAGGGCGACGGTTCGGACATTGAAATCTTAAAACGTGAAGGTCTTAAAGAAACTGACGGATTCGTAGCGGTGACCGGTATAGACGAGGAAAACCTCCTGCTCGCCTTGTTGGCCAAACAGATGGGAGCCAAAAGGGTGGTAGCCAAGGTCAGCCGGCCGAGCTATACTTCTATGGTGGAAAGATTAGGGGTGGACGCCGCCATTAGCCCGCGATTGAACATGGTCAGTGAGATCCTGCGCTTCATCCGGGGCGGCCGTCTTCTCTCCCTGTTCCTTCTTCTGAATGGTCAAGCCGAAGTATTCGAAATAATCGTCCAGCCCGGCACCAAAATTGCCGGCAAAGCTTTGAAGAACTCGGGAATGCCCAAGGGAGTCATCATCGGGGCTATAATTCGCGGTGAGGATACTATAATTCCAGAGGGCAACGACGTAATTTTGGAAAATGATCGCCTGGTGGTATTCGCTCTCGGGCATATCATGCACATTATTGAGAACCTATTCAACCTGGGAGGATCTCCGCTTGAACAAAAACCTTATTATTAG
- a CDS encoding glycosyltransferase family 2 protein has translation MKKNVRHTIIIPVYNEEAVINETYRRLTRVMESTGEPYELLFVNDGSRDRTAELIEGFAESDGCVKLLDFSRNFGHQIAITAGMDYARGEAIVIIDADLQDPPELIPLMIDKWKEGYEVVYAQRSKRKGETLFKKWTAAMFYRTLRALTEVNIPLDTGDFRLIDRKVCDAMRSVREKNRFVRGLVSWVGFRSTAIEYVREERFAGETKYPLKKMLRFSLDGITSFSHKPLKLATYLGFVISFASFIYLVVSVAQRLFNIGVVAGWSPLVACLLLLDGVVLIILGILGEYVGRIYDETKNRPLYILRNKQEVEEAKPEIEVICGVL, from the coding sequence ATGAAGAAAAACGTTCGACATACCATTATCATTCCGGTCTATAACGAAGAGGCAGTTATAAATGAAACCTATCGCCGGCTGACGCGGGTGATGGAATCCACCGGCGAACCTTATGAATTGTTATTTGTTAATGATGGAAGCCGGGACCGGACGGCGGAACTGATCGAAGGATTCGCCGAATCGGACGGGTGTGTGAAGCTGCTTGATTTCTCGCGCAATTTCGGGCATCAGATAGCGATAACCGCGGGCATGGATTATGCCCGCGGGGAAGCCATCGTGATTATCGACGCCGATTTGCAGGATCCGCCCGAACTGATCCCGCTAATGATTGATAAATGGAAAGAAGGCTATGAAGTTGTCTATGCGCAGCGTTCGAAAAGGAAAGGGGAGACGCTGTTTAAAAAGTGGACTGCTGCCATGTTCTACCGCACCCTGCGCGCGCTGACCGAGGTAAACATCCCACTTGATACCGGCGACTTCCGCCTGATCGACCGGAAAGTTTGCGATGCTATGCGCAGCGTCCGGGAGAAAAACCGCTTCGTCCGCGGTCTGGTCAGCTGGGTAGGCTTCCGTTCAACAGCCATTGAGTATGTCCGGGAAGAACGATTTGCTGGAGAAACAAAATATCCGTTGAAGAAAATGCTTCGCTTTTCGTTGGACGGGATTACGTCTTTCTCCCATAAACCTTTGAAGTTGGCCACATATCTTGGTTTTGTGATTTCGTTCGCCAGTTTTATTTATCTGGTTGTCTCAGTAGCCCAAAGATTATTTAATATCGGTGTTGTTGCCGGATGGTCGCCGCTTGTAGCCTGCCTGCTGCTGCTGGACGGCGTGGTCTTGATCATTTTGGGCATCCTCGGAGAGTATGTCGGCAGAATTTACGACGAAACGAAAAACCGGCCGCTGTATATTCTCCGGAATAAGCAAGAAGTAGAAGAGGCAAAGCCTGAGATTGAGGTGATTTGTGGTGTTCTCTAA
- a CDS encoding ArnT family glycosyltransferase, with the protein MKVKTRKFQHLDIILIGTALLAAFLNIYKIWNDQNANAYYTAAVTSMLQSWHNFFYASLDPGGYVTVDKPPVTFWVQTLFAYIFGVHGWSVILPQALAGIGSVFLMYFLVKPTYGRTAARLASLIMACTPIAVAVSRTNNIDSLLVFTLLLATWMLFRGIREQKLSWLFGAFAMIGVGFNMKMLQAYMVVPAFYVFYLLAFKCEWKKKLAVLAAATVIMSVVTVSYAVVVDMVPEDNRPYVGGSQTNSVLELAFGYNGIARLRGMGRGGMGPGGAPPDQGQTRQGDITQERRQMRQDENDMPERQQMPQDGYNMPGGQQMQWDGNGTSDGQQMQQGGNNMSGQQQVPPDGNYMPGGFDPEGNGGPGQMPGGGGPPGQGGGGMFGTGQAGPLRLFQSELSGQASWLLPFVAFACAGLLAGMRLRKLTAKQNEALFWLAWLLPAMAFFSVAGFFHHYYLIMLAPPIAALAGAGWVELWNQYRGKEGWKRWLLPAGLLAATAFELYILQPYQKQIGAGWLTGIGVAGIGLALVLLLAAKKEKLAPIAAVAGMLVLLVAPLYWAATPLLYGDNYMMPQAGPSKQGFGQRQGMGGGGMNSSINTKLLDYVTRNNTGEAYLFMTPEASTAESYIIETGKAVVAMGGFSGSDPILTIEKLEQMVADKKVKYFLIPSSGSGGRGGSSEVMDWIRANSTEVPKEEWQSNAAQNGPQDGPQGGRPMGMGNNETLYEINI; encoded by the coding sequence ATGAAAGTAAAAACGAGGAAATTTCAGCATTTAGATATTATCCTGATTGGCACTGCTTTACTAGCCGCTTTCTTAAATATTTATAAAATCTGGAATGACCAGAACGCCAACGCCTATTATACTGCGGCGGTAACCAGCATGCTGCAGAGTTGGCACAATTTTTTCTACGCTTCTTTAGATCCTGGCGGGTACGTTACGGTGGATAAACCGCCGGTCACTTTTTGGGTCCAGACGTTATTCGCCTATATTTTCGGGGTTCACGGGTGGAGCGTGATTCTCCCGCAAGCTTTGGCCGGTATCGGTTCCGTATTTTTGATGTATTTTCTGGTTAAGCCAACATATGGCAGAACTGCCGCGCGATTAGCCAGTTTAATAATGGCATGTACTCCAATCGCGGTTGCGGTGAGCCGGACGAACAATATTGACAGCTTGTTGGTATTTACACTCCTCCTGGCCACCTGGATGTTGTTCCGGGGAATTCGTGAACAGAAATTGTCGTGGCTTTTTGGCGCCTTTGCCATGATCGGTGTAGGCTTTAATATGAAGATGCTGCAGGCTTACATGGTTGTTCCGGCTTTTTACGTGTTTTACCTGCTGGCTTTCAAATGTGAATGGAAAAAGAAACTGGCTGTGCTTGCGGCGGCGACAGTAATCATGTCTGTAGTTACTGTGTCCTATGCGGTGGTCGTTGATATGGTTCCGGAGGATAACCGGCCATACGTCGGCGGCAGCCAAACAAACTCCGTATTGGAGCTTGCCTTCGGGTATAACGGGATAGCCCGCTTGAGAGGGATGGGTCGGGGAGGCATGGGTCCTGGCGGCGCGCCGCCGGATCAAGGTCAAACAAGGCAGGGGGACATAACACAGGAGCGGCGGCAAATGCGGCAGGATGAGAATGATATGCCTGAGCGGCAGCAGATGCCTCAGGACGGGTACAATATGCCTGGCGGGCAGCAGATGCAATGGGACGGGAACGGCACGTCCGACGGACAGCAGATGCAGCAGGGCGGGAATAACATGTCCGGCCAGCAGCAAGTGCCGCCTGACGGAAACTACATGCCGGGAGGCTTCGACCCTGAGGGTAATGGAGGACCGGGCCAAATGCCTGGCGGGGGTGGACCGCCAGGACAAGGTGGCGGTGGTATGTTCGGAACCGGTCAGGCCGGGCCGCTGCGTTTGTTCCAATCCGAACTGTCCGGGCAAGCCAGTTGGCTGCTGCCTTTTGTAGCGTTTGCTTGCGCCGGACTGCTGGCAGGCATGCGCTTAAGAAAGCTGACTGCCAAACAAAATGAGGCTTTATTCTGGCTGGCCTGGCTGCTCCCGGCAATGGCGTTTTTCAGCGTAGCGGGTTTCTTCCATCACTATTACCTGATTATGCTCGCCCCCCCGATCGCGGCGCTGGCAGGAGCAGGCTGGGTAGAGCTTTGGAACCAGTACCGCGGCAAAGAGGGCTGGAAAAGGTGGCTTTTGCCGGCGGGCCTGCTGGCTGCCACGGCTTTTGAACTATATATATTGCAGCCTTATCAAAAGCAAATCGGCGCGGGATGGTTAACCGGCATCGGAGTCGCGGGAATCGGGCTGGCGCTGGTATTGCTGCTCGCCGCGAAGAAAGAAAAGCTGGCGCCGATCGCCGCGGTGGCCGGGATGCTGGTATTGCTGGTGGCGCCGTTATACTGGGCGGCTACTCCGCTTCTTTATGGCGACAACTACATGATGCCGCAAGCCGGTCCAAGCAAACAGGGATTCGGTCAGAGGCAGGGCATGGGTGGCGGCGGCATGAACTCTAGTATCAATACCAAGTTGCTCGATTATGTAACCAGGAATAACACGGGGGAAGCGTACCTTTTTATGACTCCGGAAGCATCCACGGCTGAATCTTATATTATTGAGACCGGAAAAGCTGTTGTCGCCATGGGTGGGTTTAGCGGTTCGGACCCAATCCTAACAATTGAGAAGTTGGAACAAATGGTGGCAGATAAGAAGGTGAAATATTTCCTGATACCCTCGTCCGGTTCAGGCGGCAGAGGCGGCAGCAGCGAAGTGATGGATTGGATCCGTGCCAACAGCACGGAGGTTCCCAAAGAAGAGTGGCAGTCAAACGCTGCCCAGAATGGTCCACAAGATGGTCCTCAAGGTGGTCGTCCGATGGGAATGGGGAATAATGAGACATTGTACGAAATTAACATCTAA
- a CDS encoding TrkH family potassium uptake protein, translating into MNKNLIIRTLGLVLICEAGAMLPSFFLSLYYKEPDMLPFLYSILLLAVPGFLLTLIRVRNKDVGYREGFAIATMTWLVTAACGGIPFLLSGTLTTFYDAFFETMSGFTTTGASVIPNVEILPHGILFWRSFTHFLGGMGTIVLILALIPSLKVAAMQLYKAEVPGPTKSKVLPRILQTTRQLWKVYMLITATEVILLVLAGMPLFDSFIHTFGSVGTGGFSCKNASIGAYNSPAIEYIVIFFMSICGMNFALHYSIMRGNFKALLKDPETKLYLGIIAVSTALIALNAFNTLGYTPSEAFRSSFFTVSSIITTTGYVTADFDRWPDFSKIILLLLMFVGGCAGSTGGAIKNVRFLILFKSAARQILKLLHPQAVVPVRLGRQVVPDEVVENVQTFFFLYMLIFGVSTLYITTLGFDLVSAAYAVAATLGNVGPGLGLVGPMTNYAILPDSGKLLLSFCMLVGRLEIYTVLVVFSTRFWR; encoded by the coding sequence TTGAACAAAAACCTTATTATTAGAACCCTGGGGCTGGTACTAATATGTGAAGCCGGGGCCATGCTGCCGTCCTTCTTCCTTTCCCTGTACTACAAGGAACCGGACATGCTACCCTTTCTCTACAGCATTCTTCTACTGGCAGTACCGGGCTTTTTGTTAACGCTGATCCGCGTCAGGAATAAAGATGTCGGATACCGCGAGGGATTTGCCATAGCCACCATGACCTGGCTGGTTACCGCAGCCTGTGGCGGCATTCCTTTTCTCCTGTCCGGCACTTTAACCACTTTTTACGACGCCTTTTTCGAAACAATGTCCGGCTTTACTACCACCGGCGCCTCGGTGATCCCCAACGTGGAAATCCTGCCGCACGGGATCCTGTTCTGGCGGAGTTTCACCCATTTCCTGGGCGGCATGGGTACCATCGTGCTCATCCTGGCGCTCATCCCGTCTTTAAAGGTCGCCGCCATGCAGCTATATAAGGCTGAGGTGCCCGGCCCCACCAAGAGCAAGGTGCTGCCCCGCATTCTTCAGACCACCAGACAACTTTGGAAAGTCTACATGCTGATAACAGCAACGGAGGTAATCCTTCTCGTCCTGGCCGGAATGCCGCTGTTCGACTCCTTCATTCACACCTTCGGTTCGGTGGGCACAGGCGGCTTTTCCTGCAAAAACGCCAGTATAGGCGCTTACAACAGTCCGGCTATAGAATACATCGTGATTTTTTTCATGAGCATTTGCGGCATGAACTTCGCCCTGCACTACAGCATCATGCGCGGTAATTTTAAAGCTTTACTAAAGGACCCTGAGACTAAGCTCTACCTGGGCATTATTGCAGTCAGCACCGCGCTTATCGCCCTAAACGCTTTTAATACACTGGGCTATACTCCGAGTGAAGCGTTCCGCTCTTCCTTTTTTACTGTTTCCTCCATTATAACCACTACCGGCTATGTAACAGCGGACTTTGATCGCTGGCCTGATTTCAGCAAGATTATCTTGTTACTGTTAATGTTCGTCGGCGGCTGCGCCGGCTCAACCGGCGGCGCCATTAAGAACGTGCGCTTTCTTATACTCTTCAAGAGCGCCGCCCGGCAAATTTTGAAACTTCTGCACCCCCAGGCTGTCGTTCCGGTCCGGCTGGGACGTCAAGTGGTCCCCGATGAAGTTGTTGAAAACGTTCAGACCTTCTTCTTCCTATATATGCTCATTTTTGGCGTATCCACCTTATATATCACTACTCTGGGCTTCGATCTGGTCAGTGCCGCTTACGCCGTAGCGGCCACTCTGGGCAACGTCGGGCCAGGTCTGGGACTGGTCGGCCCCATGACCAACTACGCTATCCTGCCGGACTCCGGTAAACTTCTTCTCTCATTCTGCATGTTGGTTGGGCGATTGGAAATCTATACCGTCCTGGTGGTTTTCAGCACCCGTTTTTGGCGGTAG
- a CDS encoding GtrA family protein, giving the protein MFSNKYRIIQFLRFCTVGLGNTAVDFTAFFLLNLAGVPYLLAQVLSYSAGVVNSYFFNRKWTFRVARKANLQEAASFIVVNGFSLLVSSSLLAVLHDVNHLNLWFCKVAATGAGIIVNFIGSRLWVFAESQKTRGELS; this is encoded by the coding sequence GTGTTCTCTAATAAGTACAGGATTATCCAGTTCCTGCGTTTCTGCACCGTCGGGTTGGGAAACACGGCTGTGGATTTTACCGCCTTTTTTCTTCTGAATCTCGCCGGGGTTCCGTATCTGCTTGCCCAGGTGCTGTCCTATTCAGCCGGTGTCGTGAATAGTTACTTTTTCAATCGCAAGTGGACGTTCCGGGTTGCCAGGAAAGCTAATCTCCAGGAGGCCGCTAGTTTTATCGTCGTGAACGGGTTTTCCTTACTGGTGTCGTCCAGTCTGCTTGCCGTATTGCACGATGTAAATCATCTGAATCTTTGGTTCTGCAAGGTGGCGGCCACAGGGGCCGGCATCATTGTTAACTTTATCGGAAGCCGGCTTTGGGTATTTGCGGAAAGCCAAAAAACCAGGGGCGAATTATCATGA